GCGAAGGCGTGATCACCAGCGGAACCTTCTCCCCGACGCTCGGCTACAGTATTGCCCTGGCACGCGTGCCAGCGGGCATTGGCGAAACGGCGGTGGTGCAGATCCGCAACCGCGAAATGCCGGTCAACGTGACCAAACCGATTTTTGTTCGCGCCGGTAAGCCGGTCGCCTAACTATTTTTATCAGGAGAACTTCAATGAGCAATGTGCCAGCAGAACTGAAATACAGCAAAGAACACGAGTGGCTGCGCAAAGAGGCGGACGGCACTTACACCGTTGGGATCACCGAGCACGCGCAGGAGCTGCTGGGCGACATGGTGTTTGTTGATCTGCCGGAAGTGGGCGCAACCGTAAGCGCAGGCGACGACTGTGCGGTGGCGGAATCCGTGAAAGCGGCTTCTGACATCTACGCCCCGGTGAGCGGTGAAATTGTTGCCGTGAACGACGCGCTGAGCGACTCCCCGGAGCTGGTGAACAGCGAGCCGTATGAAGGTGGCTGGATCTTCAAGATCAAAGCCAGCGACGAAGCGCAGGTTGCCGCGCTGCTGGATGCGACCGCGTACGAAGCACTACTGGAAGACGAATAACGTTGTGCCGGATGGCGCTGCGCTTATCCGGCCTACAGGTCAACGTAGGCCCGGTAAGCGTTAGCGCCACCGGGCAACAGCGTTACAGATAACTACGATTCACTGCACGTTTCAGGAACCATCGCTCATGACACAGACTTTAAGCCAGCTTGAAAACCGTGGCGCCTTCATTGAACGTCACATTGGGCCGGATGCTCAGCAACAGCAGGAGATGCTAAAGACAGTTGGCGCGGATTCATTAAACGCACTGATCGGCCAGATCGTGCCAAAAGACATCCAGCTTGCCACGCCGCCGCAGGTAGGCGATTCCACCACGGAGTTCGCCGCGCTGGCGGAGCTGAAGGCTATCGCGGGCCTGAACAAGCGCTATAAGTCTTACATTGGCATGGGCTACACCAACGTGCAGTTACCGCCGGTGATCCTGCGCAACATGCTGGAAAACCCGGGCTGGTACACCGCTTACACCCCGTATCAGCCAGAAGTCTCCCAGGGCCGTCTGGAAGCGCTGCTGAACTTCCAGCAGGTGACGCTGGATCTGACCGGTATGGACATTGCTTCCGCCTCACTGCTGGATGAAGCCACCGCCGCCGCCGAAGCGATGGCAATGGCGAAGCGCGTGAGCAAGCTGAAAAACGCCAACCGCTTCTTCGTTGCGGCAGACGTGCATCCGCAGACGCTGGACGTGGTGCGCACCCGCGCGGAAACCTTCGGTTTTGAAGTGATTGTCGACGACGCTGATAAGGTGCTGGATCACCAGGACGTTTTCGGCGTGCTGTTACAGCAGGTGGGTACCACCGGGGAAGTGCACGACTACAGCGCGCTGATTGCCGAGCTGAAATCCCGCAAAGTGATCGTCAGCGTCGCCGCCGATTTTATGGCGCTGGTGCTGCTGACGGCACCGGGTAAGCAGGGCGCGGACATTGTCTTCGGCTCAGCCCAGCGTTTCGGCGTGCCGATGGGCTACGGCGGCCCGCACGCGGCGTTCTTTGGCGCGAAAGATGAATTTAAACGTTCCATGCCAGGCCGTATTATCGGTGTATCGAAAGATGCCGCCGGTAACACCGCGCTGCGCATGGCGATGCAGACCCGCGAGCAGCATATCCGCCGCGAGAAAGCGAACTCCAATATCTGTACCTCGCAGGTGCTGCTGGCTAACATTGCCAGCCTGTACGCGGTGTTCCACGGTCCGGCTGGCCTGAAGCGCATTGCCAGCCGCATTCACCGCCTGGCCGATATTCTGGCCTGCGGCCTCCAGCAGAAGGGCCTCAAGCTGCGTCATGCTCACTACTTCGATACCCTGTGCGTGGAAGTGGCAGACAAAGCGGCCGTGCTGGCGCGCGCCGAGGCAGCGCAAATTAACCTGCGCAGCGACATCCACAATGCGGTCGGCATTACGCTGGACGAAAGCACCACTCGTGACGATATCCTGACCCTGTTCAGCGTATTGCTGGGTGACGCCCACGG
The sequence above is a segment of the Enterobacter hormaechei ATCC 49162 genome. Coding sequences within it:
- the gcvH gene encoding glycine cleavage system protein GcvH gives rise to the protein MSNVPAELKYSKEHEWLRKEADGTYTVGITEHAQELLGDMVFVDLPEVGATVSAGDDCAVAESVKAASDIYAPVSGEIVAVNDALSDSPELVNSEPYEGGWIFKIKASDEAQVAALLDATAYEALLEDE